The following are encoded in a window of Periplaneta americana isolate PAMFEO1 chromosome 13, P.americana_PAMFEO1_priV1, whole genome shotgun sequence genomic DNA:
- the LOC138712305 gene encoding facilitated trehalose transporter Tret1-2 homolog isoform X1, giving the protein MKNSEVDDGLAENVGIVSNENYTPLLRPLLPQIMITLAVGIISFSCGISIGHTAVLIPRLRQNDSSLPTDEDMGSWIASAQTLGMVMGNIVGGALADRLGRRMVVRGTQVPYIIGWVLTASATSHGVMIFARLVLGLARGMTADAMLVLLDENSDARFRGTATSCLGIFYVVGMLAVTGVASHLQWRLVTWLAVLGPVSAFILTYFIPESAMWLVRHGRQKEASLALDRLWGRSHRDKAKQELIYFKKRVQKEQLLWKKSFADYCRALRSRQVCKPFTFSLIFFILNVLCGTQLFVYYTVDIIATALRGRNHHMDEFSAATIAGFLRLVMTMVTCALLYVVRRRMLLFISGIGTASCMLILGIILQMNSSGNLISELSEERLSLTLLFLYVCFSSVGLLVVPFLMMGEMLPNRIRGFASGVICSLNDILMIGVVKIYPWYNRVAGIEGVCWLFGGFSVLTSVFVYLFIPETQGKSLAQIEEYFQQYNILWVTRPKISHKGLELSNRTDTDKLCKEAEDGSSLEKSNPISNRDHILSQDVRS; this is encoded by the exons ATGAAGAACAG TGAAGTGGACGATGGCCTGGCTGAAAATGTGGGCATTGTAAGCAACGAAAACTACACCCCGTTATTACGCCCTCTACTTCCACAG ATCATGATCACATTGGCAGTGGGCATAATATCCTTCAGCTGTGGGATCAGCATTGGGCATACCGCAGTGTTGATACCGAGACTACGACAGAACGACAGTTCTCTACCAACCGATGAGGATATGGGATCATGGATAG CTAGCGCGCAGACCTTGGGCATGGTAATGGGGAATATTGTCGGAGGAGCATTGGCGGACCGACTGGGGCGCAGAATGGTTGTAAGAGGCACACAGGTGCCATACATCATTGGCTGGGTCCTCACCGCCAGTGCTACCAGCCACGGGGTCATGATATTTGCAAGACTGGTTCTGGGACTGGCTCGTGGAATGACCGCGGATGCCATGCTG GTCCTCTTGGATGAAAACAGTGATGCCCGGTTTCGAGGTACCGCAACCTCCTGCCTCGGTATATTCTATGTAGTGGGTATGTTGGCAGTGACGGGAGTGGCCTCTCATCTTCAGTGGCGACTAGTGACTTGGTTGGCTGTACTCGGTCCAGTCTCAGCGTTCATCTTAACTTACTTCATTCCCGAAAGTGCGATGTGGCTTGTCAGGCATGGACGACAGAAAGAAGCGTCTCTTGCATTAGATAGACTTTGGGGTAGAAGCCACAGAGACAAG GCAAAGCAGGAGCTGATCTACTTCAAGAAGCGAGTCCAGAAAGAGCAGCTCTTGTGGAAGAAAAGTTTTGCGGATTACTGCAGAGCACTGAGGAGTCGTCAAGTTTGCAAACCCTTCACGTTCTCTCTAATATTCTTTATACTGAACGTTCTTTGTGGCACCCAACTTTTCGTGTACTACACTGTTGATATCATAGCCACAGCTCTACGAGGAAGAAACCATCACATGGACGAGTTTTCAGCGGCCACTATTGCAGGATTCCTACGCCTGGTTATGACAATGGTAACATGTGCATTGCTGTACGTTGTTCGACGACGTATGCTTCTCTTCATATCCGGCATTGGCACAGCTTCATGTATGCTCATTCTGGGGATAATCCTTCAAATGAATTCATCTGGAAATCTCATATCCGAACTAAGTGAAGAAAGACTGAGTCTGACACTCCTTTTTCTGTATGTGTGTTTCAGTTCCGTAGGATTACTTGTAGTTCCATTCTTGATGATGGGAGAGATGCTTCCAAACAGGATCAGAGGGTTCGCATCTGGAGTAATATGCTCACTCAATGATATTTTGATGATAGGTGTAGTCAAGATTTATCCGTGGTATAACCGCGTTGCTGGAATTGAAGGAGTGTGCTGGCTCTTTGGAGGATTCAGTGTGTTGACCTCAGTtttcgtgtatttatttattcccgaGACTCAAGGAAAATCTCTGGCTCAGATTGAAGAATACTTCCAGCAGTATAATATCTTATGGGTTACAAGACCAAAAATCAGCCATAAGGGTTTAGAGCTGTCGAATCGTACAGATACGGACAAATTATGTAAAGAAGCTGAGGATGGTTCATCATTAGAAAAGTCCAATCCAATAAGTAATAGGGATCATATTCTGTCCCAGGACGTACGTAGTTAA
- the LOC138712305 gene encoding facilitated trehalose transporter Tret1-like isoform X2, whose amino-acid sequence MKNSEVDDGLAENVGIVSNENYTPLLRPLLPQIMITLAVGIISFSCGISIGHTAVLIPRLRQNDSSLPTDEDMGSWIASAQTLGMVMGNIVGGALADRLGRRMVVRGTQVPYIIGWVLTASATSHGVMIFARLVLGLARGMTADAMLAKQELIYFKKRVQKEQLLWKKSFADYCRALRSRQVCKPFTFSLIFFILNVLCGTQLFVYYTVDIIATALRGRNHHMDEFSAATIAGFLRLVMTMVTCALLYVVRRRMLLFISGIGTASCMLILGIILQMNSSGNLISELSEERLSLTLLFLYVCFSSVGLLVVPFLMMGEMLPNRIRGFASGVICSLNDILMIGVVKIYPWYNRVAGIEGVCWLFGGFSVLTSVFVYLFIPETQGKSLAQIEEYFQQYNILWVTRPKISHKGLELSNRTDTDKLCKEAEDGSSLEKSNPISNRDHILSQDVRS is encoded by the exons ATGAAGAACAG TGAAGTGGACGATGGCCTGGCTGAAAATGTGGGCATTGTAAGCAACGAAAACTACACCCCGTTATTACGCCCTCTACTTCCACAG ATCATGATCACATTGGCAGTGGGCATAATATCCTTCAGCTGTGGGATCAGCATTGGGCATACCGCAGTGTTGATACCGAGACTACGACAGAACGACAGTTCTCTACCAACCGATGAGGATATGGGATCATGGATAG CTAGCGCGCAGACCTTGGGCATGGTAATGGGGAATATTGTCGGAGGAGCATTGGCGGACCGACTGGGGCGCAGAATGGTTGTAAGAGGCACACAGGTGCCATACATCATTGGCTGGGTCCTCACCGCCAGTGCTACCAGCCACGGGGTCATGATATTTGCAAGACTGGTTCTGGGACTGGCTCGTGGAATGACCGCGGATGCCATGCTG GCAAAGCAGGAGCTGATCTACTTCAAGAAGCGAGTCCAGAAAGAGCAGCTCTTGTGGAAGAAAAGTTTTGCGGATTACTGCAGAGCACTGAGGAGTCGTCAAGTTTGCAAACCCTTCACGTTCTCTCTAATATTCTTTATACTGAACGTTCTTTGTGGCACCCAACTTTTCGTGTACTACACTGTTGATATCATAGCCACAGCTCTACGAGGAAGAAACCATCACATGGACGAGTTTTCAGCGGCCACTATTGCAGGATTCCTACGCCTGGTTATGACAATGGTAACATGTGCATTGCTGTACGTTGTTCGACGACGTATGCTTCTCTTCATATCCGGCATTGGCACAGCTTCATGTATGCTCATTCTGGGGATAATCCTTCAAATGAATTCATCTGGAAATCTCATATCCGAACTAAGTGAAGAAAGACTGAGTCTGACACTCCTTTTTCTGTATGTGTGTTTCAGTTCCGTAGGATTACTTGTAGTTCCATTCTTGATGATGGGAGAGATGCTTCCAAACAGGATCAGAGGGTTCGCATCTGGAGTAATATGCTCACTCAATGATATTTTGATGATAGGTGTAGTCAAGATTTATCCGTGGTATAACCGCGTTGCTGGAATTGAAGGAGTGTGCTGGCTCTTTGGAGGATTCAGTGTGTTGACCTCAGTtttcgtgtatttatttattcccgaGACTCAAGGAAAATCTCTGGCTCAGATTGAAGAATACTTCCAGCAGTATAATATCTTATGGGTTACAAGACCAAAAATCAGCCATAAGGGTTTAGAGCTGTCGAATCGTACAGATACGGACAAATTATGTAAAGAAGCTGAGGATGGTTCATCATTAGAAAAGTCCAATCCAATAAGTAATAGGGATCATATTCTGTCCCAGGACGTACGTAGTTAA